A stretch of Henckelia pumila isolate YLH828 chromosome 4, ASM3356847v2, whole genome shotgun sequence DNA encodes these proteins:
- the LOC140864582 gene encoding uncharacterized protein — translation MDSRLHNLRFAANRTPLAFKNLLNSIQIGGDGTEEVCEADITLQLVSSSFESPFASVKGVKRKWSLVDGLANQQVEASLDLNLCNSSSSSDSKQSTVTACTPMSSAKESEEESSMDLDLNFTLHLGGEKSSGPEKSGSYNLKSLDLLPNVDLQLSLSSVPAMSDIAASQPSSGALREVAKMVANTGGLNADEGSTGTPPFLLPANMEDLNYPNQALVGRKQNLVSPDLSSSIMTAPKSSVTCTSGFLQSLQQRNSHTKQCIVEGCLKGARGSSGRCISHGGGRRCQRPDCCKGAEGRTAFCKAHGGGRRCEFLGCTKSAEGRTDFCIAHGGGRRCIGDNCTRAARGRSGLCIRHGGGKRCQKENCTKSAEGLSGLCISHGGGRRCQHPECDKGAQGSTLFCKGHGGGKRCTHPGCDKGAEGSTSFCKGHGGGKRCNFQGSGPCPKSVHGGTLYCVAHGGGKRCAVTECTRSARGRTNFCVRHGGGKRCKIVGCGKSAQGSTDFCKSHGEGKRCSWGRLNSEFGNGEVPCNSFIKGRTGLCAAHGALVQDKRVHGGATVRVVQDSKANRPAKLKRVFTIEHTSADITMMENSILTSNRGWNYFGFQSTPPSVASHRLSSSAAEGRVHGGNLVAAYASNLGFNFISSRDITGPSEPAKSSITHQT, via the coding sequence AGGAGATGGAACTGAAGAAGTGTGCGAGGCAGACATAACATTACAACTTGTTTCCTCTAGTTTTGAAAGCCCCTTTGCTTCTGTTAAAGGAGTCAAAAGAAAGTGGAGTTTAGTAGATGGTCTTGCTAATCAACAAGTTGAAGCTTCTCTAGATCTCAACCTCTGCAATTCGTCAAGCTCATCAGACAGCAAGCAGAGTACGGTTACTGCATGCACCCCAATGTCTTCTGCCAAGGAAAGTGAAGAAGAATCATCGATGGATCTAGATTTGAACTTCACCCTTCATCTTGGTGGCGAGAAATCATCAGGCCCAGAGAAATCAGGAAGCTATAATTTGAAGTCCCTGGATTTGTTGCCTAATGTTGATCTGCAGTTGAGCCTTTCTAGCGTGCCAGCTATGTCCGATATTGCAGCTTCCCAGCCAAGCTCTGGTGCCCTGAGGGAAGTTGCCAAGATGGTTGCCAATACTGGAGGTTTGAACGCTGATGAAGGATCAACAGGAACTCCACCTTTTCTGTTGCCGGCGAACATGGAAGACCTTAACTATCCAAACCAGGCTCTGGTGGGAAGGAAGCAAAATTTGGTTTCTCCTGATCTTTCCTCGAGTATTATGACAGCACCGAAAAGTTCAGTCACCTGTACTTCCGGGTTTTTACAGTCACTACAACAGCGTAATAGCCATACTAAACAATGTATAGTTGAGGGATGTTTGAAGGGAGCAAGAGGTTCTTCTGGTCGTTGTATTTCTCATGGTGGTGGTCGCAGGTGTCAGCGTCCTGACTGCTGCAAGGGAGCTGAAGGCCGGACTGCATTCTGCAAGGCTCATGGTGGTGGTCGACGCTGTGAGTTTTTAGGTTGTACAAAGAGCGCGGAAGGACGTACTGATTTCTGCATTGCCCATGGCGGTGGCCGGCGTTGCATTGGTGATAACTGTACCAGAGCTGCCAGAGGAAGGTCGGGGTTGTGCATTCGGCATGGTGGTGGCAAGAGATGCCAGAAAGAGAATTGCACGAAGAGTGCAGAAGGTCTTTCTGGTCTCTGCATCTCACATGGAGGTGGGCGCCGATGTCAGCATCCTGAATGTGACAAAGGTGCTCAAGGAAGCACATTGTTTTGCAAGGGACATGGTGGTGGCAAACGCTGCACACACCCAGGGTGCGACAAGGGAGCAGAAGGTAGCACCTCTTTCTGTAAGGGCCATGGTGGAGGCAAACGTTGTAACTTCCAAGGAAGTGGTCCCTGTCCAAAAAGCGTGCATGGAGGGACCCTTTATTGTGTTGCGCATGGCGGTGGAAAGAGATGTGCTGTAACTGAGTGCACAAGGAGTGCCAGGGGACGGACCAACTTTTGTGTCCGTCATGGTGGAGGCAAGAGATGTAAAATTGTGGGGTGCGGAAAAAGTGCTCAGGGCAGCACTGATTTCTGCAAGTCCCATGGTGAAGGAAAGAGATGCTCCTGGGGTCGCCTTAACTCTGAATTTGGCAACGGAGAAGTTCCTTGTAACTCTTTCATTAAGGGGAGGACTGGACTATGTGCAGCTCACGGTGCTCTGGTTCAGGACAAAAGGGTTCATGGTGGTGCAACTGTACGAGTTGTTCAGGATTCTAAGGCCAATCGTCCTGCTAAGCTGAAACGAGTCTTCACTATTGAACACACATCTGCTGACATAACAATGATGGAGAATAGTATCTTGACTTCCAACCGTGGTTGGAATTACTTTGGTTTCCAGTCAACTCCTCCATCTGTTGCAAGCCACCGATTGTCGAGCTCAGCCGCAGAAGGAAGGGTGCATGGAGGGAATCTAGTGGCAGCATATGCGAGCAATCTCGGTTTCAACTTTATTAGTAGCAGAGACATAACTGGTCCATCAGAACCAGCCAAATCTTCTATCACACATCAAACCTAG